From Desulfuromonas soudanensis, the proteins below share one genomic window:
- a CDS encoding NAD(P)H-dependent flavin oxidoreductase, whose translation MPSPAAPPPPVVTPFTGQFGLAYPIICAPMFLVSSASLVIRAGNAGGMGAFPALNYRPLERIREAIRQIREESAAPFAINIIMQKSNRDRYRHLELALEEEIPLIITSLGHPGEAIRLAHQGKCRVYCDVVGLDHARKVADLGADGLVAVSYGAGGHAGTLTPFALIPLLARHFPLPVVAAGGIVDGAGLAAALCLGASAAYMGTRFIASCEAEVTSTYKAAVVAAGCHDIVNTDRVDGYPGNFIRTPALDALGLEPSLVERILSGSRTARRSLARIRATRVLFGAGSSRATYKTVFSAGQCAGLIDDIPSVQQIIEETIRHYHAIKGTLP comes from the coding sequence ATGCCCAGTCCCGCTGCTCCGCCACCGCCGGTGGTCACTCCCTTCACAGGCCAGTTCGGCCTTGCCTACCCCATTATTTGCGCACCGATGTTTCTGGTGAGTTCGGCATCCCTGGTGATCCGCGCCGGCAATGCCGGAGGGATGGGAGCCTTTCCCGCCCTCAACTATCGCCCTCTGGAGCGTATCCGCGAGGCGATCCGCCAGATCCGGGAGGAGAGTGCCGCCCCCTTTGCCATCAACATCATCATGCAGAAGAGCAATCGCGATCGTTACCGCCACCTCGAGCTGGCTCTGGAGGAAGAAATTCCCCTGATCATCACGTCCCTGGGGCACCCCGGGGAGGCGATTCGCCTCGCTCATCAGGGGAAATGCCGCGTCTACTGCGACGTCGTGGGGCTCGACCATGCCCGCAAGGTGGCGGACCTCGGGGCCGACGGCCTGGTGGCGGTGAGCTACGGCGCCGGCGGGCACGCCGGGACCCTGACGCCCTTTGCCCTCATCCCCCTTCTGGCCCGTCATTTCCCCCTGCCGGTGGTGGCCGCCGGGGGGATCGTCGACGGCGCCGGTCTCGCCGCGGCTCTCTGCCTGGGCGCTTCGGCAGCCTACATGGGGACCCGTTTCATTGCCAGCTGCGAGGCGGAGGTGACCTCGACCTACAAGGCGGCGGTGGTCGCCGCCGGCTGCCACGACATCGTCAACACCGATCGGGTCGACGGCTACCCCGGCAATTTCATCCGCACCCCGGCGCTCGACGCGCTGGGTCTTGAGCCGTCCCTTGTCGAGAGGATCCTCTCCGGCAGCCGCACCGCCCGACGCTCCCTGGCCCGCATCCGCGCCACCCGGGTGTTGTTCGGAGCGGGCAGCTCCCGGGCCACCTACAAGACGGTCTTTTCGGCGGGGCAGTGCGCCGGGCTCATCGACGACATACCCTCGGTGCAGCAGATCATCGAGGAGACGATCCGCCATTATCATGCCATCAAAGGAACTCTCCCCTGA
- a CDS encoding LapA family protein yields the protein MVKAKMGLATTLILLVMFVLLQNSQPVETRILFWSFTLSRWVLLLTTTVIGFALGVLATLIFAKKERR from the coding sequence ATGGTCAAAGCCAAAATGGGTCTCGCCACGACCTTGATTTTGCTCGTCATGTTCGTCCTTTTGCAGAACAGCCAGCCGGTGGAGACCCGGATCCTTTTCTGGTCCTTCACCCTCTCGCGCTGGGTCCTCCTTCTCACCACCACGGTCATCGGTTTTGCCCTGGGGGTCCTCGCAACGCTCATATTCGCAAAAAAGGAGCGTCGGTGA
- a CDS encoding spermidine synthase encodes MAQPWKIIESVPTDEGILELRQRGARDFLITVDSLVLMNSMANRSEIVLGELGCRHLANHPAPRVLVGGLGMGCTLRAVLDSLPPSAEVVVAELNPVVVAWCRGPLAPLTDGAVDDPRVTVEIGDVAALVRRTADDSSLPRFDAVVFDLYKGPHFRTDRRDDPLYGSRAIARVRAALKPGGVFTIWGENYDEGFDKRLQDAGFSTSSQRPGRGGYRHVVFVASLKGSPGKPSGR; translated from the coding sequence ATGGCCCAGCCCTGGAAAATCATTGAAAGCGTTCCCACCGACGAGGGGATTCTCGAGCTGCGCCAGCGCGGCGCCAGGGATTTTCTCATCACCGTCGACTCCCTGGTCCTGATGAACAGCATGGCCAACCGCTCCGAGATCGTCCTCGGCGAGCTCGGCTGCCGCCACCTCGCCAACCATCCGGCTCCCCGGGTGCTGGTCGGCGGACTCGGTATGGGCTGCACGCTGCGGGCGGTCCTCGACTCCCTCCCACCCTCCGCCGAGGTGGTGGTGGCCGAACTCAACCCGGTGGTGGTCGCCTGGTGCCGCGGTCCCCTCGCCCCTCTCACCGACGGCGCCGTCGATGATCCCCGCGTCACCGTGGAGATCGGCGATGTCGCCGCATTGGTCCGCCGCACCGCCGACGACTCCTCCCTGCCGCGCTTCGACGCCGTGGTCTTCGACCTCTACAAGGGGCCGCATTTCCGCACCGACAGACGGGACGACCCCCTCTACGGCAGCCGCGCCATCGCCCGGGTGCGCGCCGCCCTCAAACCGGGGGGGGTCTTCACCATCTGGGGGGAGAACTACGATGAGGGGTTCGACAAGCGCCTCCAGGACGCCGGATTTTCCACCAGCAGCCAGCGCCCGGGGCGCGGCGGCTACCGCCACGTGGTCTTTGTCGCCAGCCTGAAGGGGAGCCCCGGCAAACCCTCCGGACGTTGA
- a CDS encoding carboxy terminal-processing peptidase translates to MSLFRLKPFRLKSLWLPALLLALLLSIGAASGLATPDAYDASRAKLLGYVLKEQLTRHHYSHKALDDDLSQAAFGLYLNQLDGQKRFLLQKDVVRLQGYAKKIDDEISKGTIELPRVGAEIMARRIAVVRTLVEELLAGDFDFAKAETLETDPEKIEFCANDAELKERWRKTLKYQFISRFLSLQEDEVPKEGEKAPSVAELRKKAKEKVLKNQLEFLDRLERETEQDHLDRYFNAVTRAYDPHTNYLPPTEKEDFDISMKGSLEGIGATLQEEDGYIKVVRVIPGSAAARQGQLHAEDLILQVAQGTEEPVDVTDTRLRDAVTLIRGPKDSEVRLTVKKPDGTRLVIPIIRDVVQIDETFVKSTTLTDPKGKTLGYIRIPSFYRDFQDSGHGGTGRNSTDDMRRELEKLAGQKIDGLIVDLRNNGGGALTDAVSIAGLFIKEGPVVQVRSSYGEMKVLADEDPSISYSGPLVVLVNQFSASASEILAGALQDYGRALVLGGDHTHGKGTVQAVIDLDRMVPFRNMDKYKPLGALKVTIQKFYRVSGDSTQYRGVVPDIVLPDRLKHLKSGEQYIDYSLPWDKVEGTNYSRWPKIGATIEELRAGSAARVSADKEFSAISEEARVAKERMDQSQQSLQIDDLRREREEARRLESEGKGLVSPHGAVPAAGDKEESTVDSADAWIDELAEDPYVLEAQSVLDDMQTPRSGSAVAGQR, encoded by the coding sequence ATGTCCCTGTTTCGCCTGAAACCGTTCCGCCTCAAATCCCTGTGGCTTCCCGCCCTTTTGCTGGCTCTGCTCCTCTCCATCGGCGCCGCCAGCGGTCTCGCGACCCCGGACGCCTACGACGCCAGCCGCGCCAAGCTTCTCGGCTACGTCCTCAAGGAGCAGCTCACCCGGCATCACTACAGCCACAAGGCTCTCGACGACGATCTGTCGCAGGCGGCCTTCGGCCTCTATCTTAATCAGCTCGACGGGCAGAAGCGATTTCTGCTGCAGAAGGACGTGGTCCGTCTCCAGGGATACGCGAAAAAAATCGATGATGAAATCAGCAAGGGGACCATCGAGCTCCCCCGGGTCGGCGCCGAAATCATGGCCCGGCGCATCGCCGTCGTCCGCACCCTGGTCGAAGAACTTCTGGCCGGCGATTTCGATTTCGCCAAGGCCGAGACCCTGGAAACCGACCCGGAGAAGATCGAATTCTGCGCCAATGACGCCGAGCTCAAAGAGCGCTGGCGCAAGACCCTCAAGTACCAGTTCATCAGCCGGTTTCTCAGCCTGCAGGAGGACGAGGTCCCCAAGGAGGGAGAAAAGGCGCCGAGCGTTGCCGAACTGCGGAAAAAGGCCAAAGAAAAGGTTCTGAAGAATCAGCTCGAATTCCTCGACCGCCTGGAGAGGGAGACGGAGCAGGACCACCTCGATCGCTACTTCAACGCCGTCACCCGCGCGTATGATCCCCATACCAATTACCTGCCGCCGACGGAGAAGGAAGACTTCGACATCAGCATGAAGGGGTCGCTGGAAGGGATCGGCGCCACGCTGCAGGAGGAGGACGGCTACATCAAGGTGGTCCGGGTCATCCCCGGCAGCGCCGCCGCCCGCCAGGGACAGCTCCACGCCGAGGATCTGATCCTTCAGGTCGCGCAAGGGACCGAGGAACCGGTGGACGTCACCGACACCCGACTGCGCGACGCCGTCACTCTCATCCGCGGCCCCAAGGATTCGGAAGTCCGGCTCACGGTGAAGAAGCCCGACGGCACCCGCCTGGTGATTCCCATCATCCGCGACGTGGTGCAGATCGACGAGACCTTCGTCAAGTCGACGACCCTTACCGATCCCAAGGGGAAGACGCTCGGGTACATCCGGATCCCCTCCTTCTACCGGGATTTCCAGGACAGCGGCCACGGCGGCACCGGCCGCAACTCCACGGACGACATGCGCCGGGAACTGGAAAAACTCGCCGGGCAAAAGATCGACGGCCTGATCGTCGATCTGCGCAACAACGGTGGCGGCGCTCTCACCGACGCCGTCTCCATCGCCGGGCTCTTCATCAAGGAAGGGCCGGTGGTCCAGGTGCGCAGCAGCTACGGCGAGATGAAGGTCCTCGCCGACGAGGACCCCTCCATCTCCTATTCGGGGCCGCTGGTCGTCCTGGTCAACCAGTTCAGCGCCTCGGCCTCGGAGATCCTCGCCGGAGCCCTGCAGGACTACGGCCGGGCCCTCGTCCTCGGCGGCGATCACACCCACGGCAAGGGGACGGTGCAGGCGGTCATCGACCTCGACCGGATGGTCCCCTTCCGCAACATGGACAAATACAAGCCCCTCGGCGCCCTCAAGGTGACGATCCAGAAGTTCTACCGGGTCAGCGGCGACTCGACCCAGTACCGCGGCGTCGTCCCCGACATCGTCCTCCCCGACCGCCTCAAGCACCTCAAAAGCGGCGAGCAGTACATCGACTACTCCCTCCCCTGGGACAAGGTCGAAGGGACGAACTACAGCCGCTGGCCGAAGATCGGGGCCACCATCGAGGAGTTGCGCGCCGGCAGCGCCGCCCGGGTATCCGCCGACAAGGAGTTTTCAGCCATCAGCGAGGAAGCCCGGGTCGCCAAGGAGCGCATGGACCAGAGTCAGCAGTCCCTGCAGATCGACGATCTGCGCCGCGAACGCGAGGAGGCCCGCCGCCTCGAGTCCGAGGGGAAAGGGCTCGTCTCTCCCCATGGCGCCGTCCCGGCGGCAGGCGACAAGGAGGAGAGCACTGTCGACTCCGCCGATGCCTGGATCGACGAACTGGCCGAGGATCCCTACGTTCTCGAGGCGCAATCGGTTCTCGACGACATGCAGACCCCCCGTTCCGGATCGGCCGTCGCCGGCCAGCGCTGA
- a CDS encoding nitroreductase family protein, translating to MSSPLSNSRTPEVDIDPMFTDRWSPRSFAPEPLSEEELQSLFEAARWAPSCYNEQPWLFVYAVSEGDRQRFATALVEQNRLWASRAPVLLFVVARLAFARNGKANRHAIFDAGAAWMSLALQARKRGLYAHAMAGFSVERAHEVLAVPRQGYEIMAAVALGRRDDPALLPATVAAIEAPNSRRPLVDVAFAGRFPAD from the coding sequence ATGTCGAGCCCCCTTTCCAATTCCCGCACCCCCGAGGTCGACATCGATCCGATGTTCACCGACCGCTGGTCGCCGCGCAGTTTCGCTCCCGAACCGCTCTCCGAGGAGGAGCTGCAGAGCCTCTTCGAAGCGGCGCGCTGGGCGCCTTCCTGTTACAACGAGCAGCCCTGGCTCTTTGTTTACGCCGTTTCCGAAGGTGACCGGCAGCGCTTTGCCACCGCCCTCGTCGAACAGAACCGCCTGTGGGCGAGCCGCGCGCCGGTCCTCCTCTTCGTCGTCGCCCGCCTCGCGTTCGCCCGCAACGGCAAGGCCAACCGTCACGCCATCTTCGACGCCGGCGCGGCCTGGATGTCGCTGGCGCTGCAGGCCCGCAAGCGCGGCCTCTACGCCCACGCCATGGCCGGCTTCAGCGTCGAGCGGGCCCACGAGGTGCTCGCCGTCCCCCGGCAGGGGTATGAGATCATGGCGGCGGTGGCCCTAGGGCGCCGCGACGATCCCGCACTCCTTCCTGCAACCGTGGCGGCAATCGAGGCTCCCAACAGCCGCCGTCCCCTGGTCGATGTCGCCTTCGCCGGCCGCTTTCCCGCCGACTGA
- a CDS encoding helicase C-terminal domain-containing protein: MEISYHQPALLAMRQAIAQAQGNEVFFLGRTDEERRVVEVEVLARGKEDAVPAILQLCRYGDVVIHNHPSGGLQPSSADIEIASRLGSLGVGFHIVDNSVGNVYKVVEAFAPREEQHLEPQRIGDILGPQGVVATTLPGYEDRPEQLRMAFAVGEAFNAGKLAVIEAGTGTGKSLAYLAPAILWALTNEERVVVSTNTINLQEQLVRKDLPFLQRATGLEFRAVLVKGRGNYLCLRRAENARLETGLFDEEHAAELHSIVEWAERTADGSREELPFLPPEQVWEEVRCELDQCGRVRCPHYARCFFHKARRKAAQADILVVNHALLLSDLALRAQTDNYSAAAVLPPFDRIILDEAHHLEDVATNYFSSQVTRFAFARVLNRLRHPRQPDKGLLPRYLSALAKELPDSADELYRDLHGRIEKLLAGRQALFDLAVRDLESIGTDLSEGLSRPVREGEELKHRVLPAFTETPLWEGIAARVRALGLATNELAKGVRALLRAGDKIPEEYAEKLGNFFTDLRGIAGRLEGIAADLDFFVAKEEQTCAWFEVALGRVGRGTSLVTKLCTAPLEVADNLKAAVYDRFRTVVLTSATLAVGPSFDYFKCRVGLDRVEPGRVTELLLHSPFDFARQTLVAIPTDVPEPGRPGYQEMVRDLSEQAILSADGRTFVLFTAYSLLRRVHGELAPILSARGYHCLRQGDDNRHRLLKKFAADPTSVLFGTDSFWEGVDVPGRALEQVIIARLPFKVPTEPVLEARSEAIEKRGGDPFMEYTVPQAVIKFKQGFGRLIRHRDDRGVVMILDARVVKKGYGRVFLRSLPEARVVAAPSAEVLAEMRRFFAAPPPDAP, encoded by the coding sequence TTGGAAATCAGTTACCACCAGCCGGCACTGCTGGCCATGCGCCAGGCGATCGCCCAGGCCCAGGGCAACGAGGTCTTTTTCCTCGGCCGCACCGATGAGGAGCGGCGGGTGGTCGAGGTCGAGGTCCTGGCGCGCGGCAAGGAGGACGCCGTTCCGGCCATCCTTCAGCTCTGCCGCTACGGCGACGTGGTTATCCACAATCACCCGTCGGGAGGGCTTCAGCCGTCGTCGGCGGATATCGAGATTGCCTCGCGTCTCGGGTCCCTCGGGGTCGGTTTCCACATTGTGGACAACTCTGTGGGCAATGTGTATAAGGTGGTGGAAGCCTTCGCCCCCCGGGAGGAACAGCACCTCGAACCCCAGCGTATCGGCGACATCCTCGGCCCTCAGGGGGTGGTGGCGACCACGCTCCCCGGCTACGAAGACCGTCCGGAGCAGCTGCGCATGGCTTTTGCCGTCGGCGAAGCCTTCAACGCCGGGAAGCTGGCGGTCATCGAGGCCGGCACCGGCACCGGCAAGAGCCTGGCCTATCTCGCTCCGGCGATCCTCTGGGCTCTGACCAACGAGGAGCGGGTGGTGGTCTCGACCAACACCATCAACCTCCAGGAACAGCTGGTCCGCAAGGACCTCCCCTTTCTGCAGCGGGCCACAGGGCTCGAATTCCGGGCGGTGCTGGTCAAGGGGCGCGGCAACTACCTCTGCCTGCGCCGCGCCGAAAATGCCCGTCTCGAGACCGGCCTCTTCGACGAGGAGCACGCCGCCGAGCTGCACAGCATCGTCGAATGGGCCGAGAGAACCGCCGACGGCTCCCGGGAGGAACTCCCCTTCCTCCCCCCGGAGCAGGTCTGGGAAGAGGTGCGCTGCGAGCTCGACCAGTGCGGCCGGGTGCGCTGCCCCCACTACGCCCGCTGCTTCTTCCACAAGGCACGGCGCAAAGCGGCCCAGGCCGACATCCTGGTGGTCAATCACGCCCTCCTCCTCTCCGACCTGGCGCTGCGGGCGCAGACCGACAACTACTCCGCCGCCGCCGTTCTCCCCCCCTTCGACCGGATCATCCTCGACGAGGCCCATCACCTCGAGGACGTGGCGACGAACTACTTTTCCTCCCAGGTGACCCGCTTCGCCTTCGCCCGGGTCCTCAACCGGCTCCGTCATCCGCGCCAGCCCGACAAGGGGCTCCTCCCCCGCTACCTTTCGGCCCTGGCCAAGGAACTCCCCGACAGCGCCGACGAGCTCTACCGCGACCTCCACGGCCGCATCGAAAAGCTCCTCGCCGGCCGGCAGGCCCTCTTCGACCTGGCGGTGCGCGATCTCGAATCGATCGGCACCGACCTCTCCGAGGGGCTGTCCCGCCCGGTCCGCGAAGGGGAGGAGCTCAAGCACCGCGTCCTGCCGGCCTTTACCGAAACCCCCCTCTGGGAAGGGATCGCCGCTCGGGTCCGCGCCCTCGGACTGGCGACCAATGAGCTCGCCAAGGGGGTGCGGGCCCTGCTGCGGGCCGGCGACAAGATCCCCGAGGAATACGCCGAGAAGCTCGGCAACTTCTTCACCGATCTGCGGGGGATAGCCGGGCGTCTCGAGGGGATAGCCGCCGATCTCGACTTTTTCGTCGCCAAAGAAGAGCAGACCTGCGCCTGGTTCGAGGTCGCCCTGGGGCGCGTCGGCCGCGGCACCTCCCTGGTTACCAAGCTCTGCACCGCCCCCCTCGAGGTCGCCGACAATCTCAAGGCGGCGGTCTACGACCGCTTCCGCACCGTCGTCCTCACCAGCGCCACCCTGGCCGTCGGCCCCTCCTTCGACTACTTCAAGTGCCGGGTCGGCCTCGACCGGGTGGAGCCGGGGCGGGTCACCGAACTGCTGCTGCACTCCCCCTTCGACTTCGCCCGCCAGACCCTGGTCGCCATCCCCACCGACGTCCCGGAACCGGGGCGCCCCGGCTACCAGGAGATGGTCCGCGACCTCTCCGAGCAGGCGATCCTCTCCGCCGACGGCCGCACCTTCGTCCTCTTTACCGCCTATTCCCTGCTGCGCCGCGTTCACGGCGAGCTCGCCCCGATCCTGTCGGCCCGCGGCTATCACTGTCTGCGCCAGGGGGATGACAACCGCCACCGCCTCCTCAAGAAGTTCGCCGCCGACCCGACGAGCGTCCTCTTCGGCACCGACTCCTTCTGGGAGGGGGTCGATGTCCCGGGGCGGGCCCTCGAACAGGTGATCATCGCCCGTCTCCCTTTCAAGGTCCCCACCGAGCCGGTCCTCGAGGCCCGCTCCGAGGCCATCGAAAAACGCGGCGGCGACCCCTTCATGGAGTACACCGTCCCCCAGGCGGTGATCAAATTCAAGCAGGGCTTCGGCCGGCTGATCCGCCACCGCGACGACCGCGGGGTGGTGATGATCCTCGATGCCCGGGTCGTGAAAAAGGGGTACGGGCGGGTCTTCCTCCGCTCCCTCCCCGAGGCCCGGGTCGTCGCCGCGCCGAGTGCCGAGGTCCTGGCGGAGATGCGCCGCTTCTTTGCCGCCCCCCCTCCAGACGCCCCGTAG
- a CDS encoding YceH family protein: MNLPPLDAVEIRVLGSLVEKELATPEYYPLSLNALTNACNQKSNREPVLALEETDVARALERLRHLGLAMLSAEGGRVPKYRHTLVEKLYLERGELAILCELLLRGAQTVGELRGRSERLHPLADLAAAEGVLQDLMEKEPPLAVRLPRQPGRKEPRFLHLLGGPPDLDFEASAPAPESATLRVRAEAEAIAALEAEVATLRAEVDDLRREMAAFRAQFE, from the coding sequence ATGAACCTCCCCCCTCTCGATGCCGTGGAAATCCGGGTGCTCGGCTCCCTGGTGGAAAAGGAGTTGGCTACCCCCGAGTACTACCCCCTTTCCCTCAACGCCCTGACCAACGCCTGCAACCAGAAGTCGAATCGCGAGCCGGTGCTGGCCCTCGAAGAGACCGACGTGGCTCGCGCCCTCGAGCGGCTGCGCCATCTCGGCCTGGCGATGCTCTCGGCGGAAGGGGGGCGGGTCCCCAAATACCGCCATACCCTCGTCGAGAAGCTCTACCTCGAGAGGGGGGAGCTGGCCATCCTCTGCGAACTCCTGCTGCGCGGGGCGCAGACCGTCGGCGAATTGCGGGGGCGCTCCGAACGCCTCCATCCCCTGGCCGATCTGGCGGCGGCCGAAGGGGTTCTGCAGGATCTGATGGAGAAGGAGCCTCCCCTTGCCGTCCGGCTCCCCCGCCAGCCGGGGCGCAAGGAACCCCGTTTTCTCCACCTTCTCGGCGGCCCTCCCGACCTCGATTTCGAGGCCTCGGCCCCGGCGCCGGAGAGCGCTACCCTGCGGGTGCGGGCCGAAGCGGAGGCCATCGCCGCCCTGGAGGCGGAGGTGGCGACTCTGCGCGCCGAGGTGGACGATCTGCGCCGGGAGATGGCCGCCTTTCGGGCCCAGTTCGAGTGA
- a CDS encoding HAMP domain-containing sensor histidine kinase has product MRPVRLIWQLYPSYLAVLLVSLLGVGWYFSHSLHHFYLGQAAGDLEARARLIAPQIAGRLAPEGGASLAPFCRELGRSADSRVTVILPGGVVLCDSEEDPARMDNHGGRMEVAAALAGETGVASRYSQTLLREMMYVAVPVREGEEIVGVVRTARAVNVIDQALGTVSLKIALAGVAAALLAALLSWWIARRISLPIEELRRGAQRFARGELGTRLSFSGPEELRALAEAMNQMAAQLDERLSTVLRQRNEQEAVLASMVEGVLAVDCDERILRLNGAAAELVGVRPGAAVGRPIQETVRKADLHRFVRRALQAEEPVEGDIVLVSGGVERFLQAHGTRLRDSRGEKIGALIVLNDVTRLRRLENLRRDFVANVSHELKTPITAIKGAAETLEDGALDEPAGARRFVAMIAKQADRLHAIIDDLLSLSRIEQGSEREGIPLTSQALRPVLEAAIQDCALAAADKGLAIDLFCPSELHSRINAPLLEQAVVNLLTNAIKYSPERGTVAVDAALEEGRLLIRVQDRGCGIAAAHLPRLFERFYRVDRARSRNLGGTGLGLAIVKHIASAHDGEVLVQSTVGAGSTFTIVLPQEGKDSGDRQTSP; this is encoded by the coding sequence ATGCGCCCCGTCCGCCTCATCTGGCAGCTCTACCCCTCCTACCTTGCGGTCCTCCTCGTCTCCCTTCTCGGCGTCGGGTGGTATTTTTCCCATTCGCTGCACCACTTCTACCTCGGGCAGGCGGCCGGCGACCTGGAGGCCCGGGCCCGGCTCATCGCTCCCCAGATCGCCGGGCGCCTGGCTCCCGAAGGCGGCGCCTCCCTGGCCCCCTTCTGCCGCGAGCTCGGCCGCAGCGCCGACAGCCGGGTGACGGTGATCCTCCCCGGCGGCGTCGTTCTCTGCGACTCGGAGGAGGACCCGGCGCGGATGGATAATCATGGCGGCCGCATGGAGGTCGCCGCAGCCCTGGCCGGAGAAACGGGGGTGGCTTCCCGTTACAGCCAGACCCTGCTGCGGGAAATGATGTACGTGGCCGTCCCGGTCCGGGAGGGGGAGGAGATCGTCGGGGTGGTGCGCACCGCCCGGGCGGTGAATGTCATCGACCAGGCCCTGGGGACGGTTTCCCTGAAGATCGCATTGGCCGGGGTGGCGGCGGCCCTCCTTGCCGCGCTCCTGTCCTGGTGGATCGCCCGGCGCATCAGCCTCCCCATCGAGGAGCTCCGCCGCGGAGCCCAGCGCTTTGCCCGGGGGGAGCTTGGCACCCGCCTCTCTTTCTCGGGGCCGGAAGAGCTGCGGGCCCTGGCCGAGGCGATGAATCAGATGGCCGCCCAGCTCGACGAGCGCCTGAGCACCGTGCTGCGCCAGCGCAACGAGCAGGAGGCGGTGCTGGCGAGCATGGTCGAAGGGGTCCTGGCGGTCGACTGTGACGAACGGATTCTGCGCCTCAACGGCGCCGCCGCCGAGCTGGTCGGCGTGCGTCCGGGGGCGGCCGTAGGGCGGCCGATCCAGGAGACGGTGCGCAAGGCCGATCTGCATCGCTTCGTGCGCCGTGCCCTGCAGGCCGAAGAGCCGGTGGAAGGGGACATCGTCCTGGTCAGCGGCGGCGTCGAACGTTTTCTTCAGGCCCACGGCACCCGCCTGCGGGACAGCCGCGGCGAGAAGATCGGGGCACTGATCGTTCTCAACGACGTCACCCGCCTGCGGCGCCTGGAGAATCTCCGTCGCGATTTCGTCGCCAACGTCTCCCACGAGCTGAAGACCCCGATCACCGCCATCAAGGGGGCCGCCGAGACTCTCGAGGACGGCGCTCTCGACGAGCCGGCAGGGGCGCGGCGCTTCGTCGCCATGATCGCCAAACAGGCCGATCGCCTGCACGCCATCATCGACGATCTCCTGTCCCTCTCCCGCATCGAGCAGGGGAGCGAGCGGGAGGGGATCCCCCTGACCTCCCAGGCGCTGCGCCCGGTCCTCGAGGCCGCCATCCAGGACTGCGCCCTGGCCGCCGCCGACAAGGGGCTGGCCATCGACCTCTTCTGCCCTTCCGAGCTGCACTCCCGGATCAATGCGCCGCTCCTCGAGCAGGCGGTGGTCAATCTTCTGACCAACGCCATCAAGTACAGCCCCGAAAGGGGGACGGTGGCCGTCGATGCTGCCCTGGAGGAGGGGCGCTTGCTGATCCGGGTCCAGGACCGGGGGTGCGGCATCGCCGCGGCGCACCTCCCCCGTCTCTTCGAACGCTTCTACCGGGTTGATCGGGCCCGCAGCCGCAACCTCGGCGGCACCGGCCTCGGCCTGGCGATCGTCAAGCATATCGCTTCGGCCCACGACGGTGAGGTCCTGGTCCAGAGCACCGTCGGCGCCGGGAGCACCTTCACCATCGTTCTGCCGCAGGAAGGGAAAGACTCCGGCGACAGACAAACATCCCCCTGA
- a CDS encoding response regulator transcription factor yields MGKEHILVIEDEEDILAVVHYNLSRQGYRVSCAANGEEGLRAARLQRPDLILLDLMLPGMDGLSVCRELKRDAATEGVPVVMLTARGEESDIVTGLELGADDYLTKPFSPKVLIARLRAVLRRHEREAPPAEGEAPLLLDGLTIHPGRNEVLVDGVPVELTFTEFRVLYFLASRPGWVFTRYQIVNAVRGDDYAVTDRAVDVQIVGLRKKLGPHGARIETVRGVGYRFRE; encoded by the coding sequence ATGGGCAAAGAACACATTCTGGTCATCGAGGACGAGGAAGATATTCTCGCCGTCGTTCATTACAATCTGAGTCGCCAGGGGTACCGGGTGAGCTGCGCCGCCAACGGCGAGGAGGGGCTGCGGGCGGCCCGCCTCCAGCGCCCCGACCTCATCCTTCTCGATTTGATGCTCCCGGGGATGGACGGCCTGTCGGTCTGCCGGGAGCTCAAGCGCGATGCGGCCACCGAAGGTGTGCCGGTGGTGATGCTCACCGCCCGGGGGGAGGAGTCGGACATCGTCACCGGTCTCGAACTCGGCGCCGACGACTATCTCACCAAGCCCTTCAGCCCCAAGGTCCTCATCGCCCGCCTGCGGGCGGTGCTGCGCCGTCACGAGCGGGAGGCTCCTCCCGCCGAGGGGGAGGCCCCCCTCCTCCTCGACGGACTCACCATCCACCCCGGGCGCAACGAGGTCCTGGTGGACGGCGTCCCCGTCGAGCTGACGTTTACCGAGTTCAGGGTCCTCTATTTCCTCGCCAGCCGCCCGGGATGGGTCTTCACCCGCTATCAGATCGTCAACGCGGTGCGCGGCGACGACTACGCCGTCACCGATCGCGCCGTCGACGTGCAGATCGTCGGCCTGCGCAAGAAGCTCGGTCCCCACGGCGCCCGCATCGAAACGGTGCGCGGCGTCGGCTACCGTTTCCGGGAGTGA